GTAAGGAAGGccaacaattaaaatgtttttttgtgttgttttttcaaaatatcatgttattatgttttacaaaaaacattcaGAAGTAGAACATACATCCTTTGCAATATGCTTTTGGTTAATAAGACGTTGAGCAAAATTTACTTATGACGATTTCATTAGATTTTTCATACATACGCATTCGGTCTTTATTACTTTTGCACTGTGGTGGGCACTTAAAAAGACCAAAGTATTTGCAGATTCCCATTGGCTGGTACCAGTTGTTTCAATTCATTTGAATAGTTCTTTGAAAATTGAATAAGATGATTTGACGGATAagatgttttattgaattactTAAACACAGCTGCATCtgattcttgttttaaactAATTAGATTCATTGAAATTCGCTACGTATGATGCATGTTTGTCTTATCAAACTCTTTAGTACTCCTGTAATGACTTCAGAATCGgccgacattcatatttttGGGAGAAACGTGGCTATGTACCTTAAACACTCGGTTAAACTTAGTAGAGTCACTATCAAATTCGCTAAATCATGAAGACTTGGTAAATGAAAGAATTTCTAAAAAGCCCTAGCCCATAGGCATACCTTATGAACAATTCAAATACGTAAAACACGtaataattaaaactttttacaGAAATAGTCGTCGACTGCACCATAAAAAATGTtagtaaataaaaagcaaggaAAGAAGAGACCAGCACCATTCTAGAAAACTGAAGTTTGCAAAATTTCACATATCTTCATTGTACGACATAAGCAAAACCTAAGAGTGCATTCATGTACGGCATACTGTTACCGTGCAAATACTTTAACGATCGAACTTATCTTAAATGTGTTGAATGctattaacataaacaaaagTGTATGCTACCATTAAAAggtcaataaatgtatttggaaGCAATTGTAATAGCTTAAAGTAGTCTTGGATAATGCCTTCCATCAGTTGAGAACATATTCATTCATAGTCCTTTTATCATTTAGCACTATTTGATTACTGCgaatcattttattcaatatacgAACGCTAGTAACACGGAcagttcttttaaaaaacatactaGCACCAGGTGAAAACCGCACAGgcaaacatgattttatcaatgCAGGAATAAAGTATATTTGTAAGGTTTTGTCGGTATACGTTCGTACTCCTTATTATCAACTACTAAAAAAGcatatgctttaaaaaaatattactcaTACGATTTAGATCGTATCAGAATAAAGAAATTATCATTTCACCAAGTGTCGGGTCAATTTTCGGTTAATGAATAAATGCGCGCTATGGCGGTGTGAAAATGCAATGCATGATCTCttcacatttttcaaatgttcatcaAAAATTATGTGATAAACATACTTGTAAAGAACTTTTCATGGCATACTCCGTCCAATAATAACAcgtatacatgtttatcaatataatttggTTTGGAATTCAAGGCGTGTCGGTTAAACAGATAAAATCAACGGACGTAAAGCAGCAAAGCAAGTAATGCAAACATCTTTTTCTGCGCATGCGCGCCGAATGTCAAGGGTATATAGTCTCAGTACCTCATAAATTTTACGCATTTCACGAGCAAACGTTGCGCCATGTGGTCCCAAGATAATGTCGTGCGGCTGATTTTCTTGATCCTGCTAATGAGCAAGagagtaagttcaaaggagccTCAGTGTTCCTCCTTTCATTACGAAGAGCAGTTGTTGTCAAAAATGATCCGAATGGAAATAGCGatggaacaacaacaaaaacgagTAAATGACGCTCTGGAGAAAATGTCACAAACTATTGAACTATTCAAAACGAACgcaattgaaaaagaaaaccaAATGTTTGACAGGATCAGGGATGCTCTTGAAAGTGCTGATACCAAAATGGTGAATTTCTCTAATAGGACACAATTACTTGAGGACAACCTAAAGAACGCGACCAACGACTTCGCTCAGGATTCTAAACTGCTGAGTACGACATTGACTCAAAATGTATCTGAAGCAATCGGATATCTGCATACGTTAGAAGGTATGTcactttttatcaaaagtaatatattttctaaaaaagcGCTTTCTTGGAATTTTCAGACACTTGGATGTCCTATGAGATAAATATGTTAGTTGATCTAAACAATTTGATGCAAAATGTGTACAGTTAAACTCCCATTCTCACTAATTATATTTCTAAAGGGGCACAACatatgtttttgaatgtatttatttttaaattattatgagTTATTCGTTGGACTCAAATGATCATAACCAAAAGGGCATAACATTTGTGAAAAGATGAATACATTTAAGCGAAAGTTTGGCGCGTATTTAACTTACGAATATTTGGCCACGTAGCAATTAAATGGTTGTTAACTCCATTTATATACTTTCGGGTCAGTTTATATCTGTACACTAATAATATGTTTCAGTGTCAAATGTGTTACACCAGATAttgcatttacattttaaaagaaatgcatcaacctatattgtgtctcTTTAAAGCAAGCTGCTGTTTAGATGAAAGCACATATTTATGGGCGATAATTATTGCttctaaaatcaaaatattccaaacaaaccattacattttacaaataaggTGTTGAAGGAAACAGATGTTGGTATTTCTCCGTACGCCTTTCGTATATTTTCAGAGAAAGCTGGAACACCAACGATTGCATTTGAAGCAAAGTCCTTAAAGGATCTGAGTGTGTCATCGAATATACATCTAGTATTCACAGAGGCCGTGTTCAACCATGGTAACGGATATGACGTCAGAACTGGCGTGTTCACCTGCCCCCTCAACGGCACGTACTTGTTCACGTCACATCTCTGTAGTGCCACTAGCAAAAACATTGGCTTCAGCTTAGTGGTGGACGACACTGCTCATACTAGTGGGACTGTTTATGGGAGCAGTACTAACCATTGTACGTCGTTTGATATTATTGCGGTATTGCAAGTTGCGAGCAGGGTGTGGGTTCAGACAAATAGTTATGGCAGTAATTTTTATCAAGACTCCAACATGGTGAACACATTTTCTGGTGTTCTTCTTCATCGTTAAAAGTATCTATGGTGGTTTTAACTAATTATAAGGGTTTGATATCATGTATTACCGTCATAGTATTACGGTGAATTTCATAAGGATCTGACCGTGTTTGGTTGTTGTAAATCTACTTACAATGGTGTCAGAGCATGCTTTGGCTAATCTCTGCACAACGAagattaaaactgcactctcacagatttaccatttttacaacgtttttattttttgtattggaaagagcacatttttgcataaatatctgcaacccaatgatataagattgttgacaaaaaatcagatcgtagtttttcatatttccatttaaaaattaatgttttatagcttaaaccttactaacggtttaagaaaaatgcataagacatcaatttttgaacttaaatataaaaatctgcggtctcattttttgttagcagtcttatataattggatTCCATGGatgtttgcaaaaattggctcgttccaagacaaaaaaataaaaaaaagttgtcaaaacgtgtaatctgtgagagtgcagctttaaagtaatAATGTCATTGAATCAAAGAAACCAGTGACAATAGAAAATCCCGTTAtcaatatatgtgtgtatgatTAAACTCGTTTATGCACCTAAATATACTTTAATgcgtataataataataatatgttcaaaCTTCAAATTAAGGTTTCCGATGGATTAACAGCTTGTAATTTCATTGAGTCATGATAAGTAGTAATGTTAATTTGTGTTGCCTGGATAACATATCTAaattttttatgatttgaaaGGAAATTGCTTACTGATTACTAATGTATGTTATATCAATTActgacaacaaaataaatatgatgttATTACAGATGGTATGttcgttatttatttcgcctgaAATCGGATGTAATAAGACCTATATTGCATAATTTCAAGACCAAAACGTTATGTTTGtgatattattttggtatatattttattgttgctcTATTCCTAAAACTCTTTGAAcgatacaaaaatattataggATCATCAGGTTTTCAAAATTCTTATTGTGCGAAACTTGAATATTGAAACGAATGACAAATGAGTCAGCTTACTATGATGGCTCATACTGCCCATGCCGCCCATAGGATTTTCAGAATGTTGATGTTTAATCTTACAAATTCGAAGTACCTGTCTATACTCAGCAGTCCTTATATAGTATGTCGACAGGGTCATTTGGtgtttaaatataagtattcaAATGGCACAACAGCAgccatttacatgtatgtaacacCATTATTTAATGAAGGTACACTaaagtttaataattattcCGCATTCGTTATAACAGTTATATAACTGGGATAAATTAAAATCGACATacctttcaaaaaatatcaaataaagatttatttacataagTATGGctttaaagttgtaaaaaaacacattcatccGCTTTGTAATGACACTAGCCAATTAATGTTGTCATATACACTTAGCAACAAAAGAAAGTATACATCGAAGTGACATTAAccaatgaatgttatcatatgcACTATGCAGCAAAAGAAAGTATACATCGAAGTGACATTAagcaatgaatgttatcatatgcACTCAGCAACAAGAGAAAGTATACATTGTAGTGACATTagcaatgaatgttatcatatgtaCTCAGCAACAAGAGAAAGTTTACATTGAAGTGATACAAagcaatgaatgttatcatatgcACTCAGCAACAAGAGAAAGTATACATTGTAGTGACATTAagcaatgaatgttatcatatgcACTCAGCAACAAGAGAAAGTATACATTGTAGTGACATTAAGcaataaatgttatcatataCACTCAGCAACAAGAGAAAGTATACATTGTAGTGACATTAAGcaataaatgttatcatatgcACTCAGCAACAAGAGAAAGCATACATTGTAGTGACATTAAccaatgaatgttatcatatacACTCAGCAACAAGAGAAAGTATACATTGTAGTGACATTAACCAATGGATGTTATCATATACACTCAGCAACAAGAGAAAGTATACATTGAAGTGACATTAAccaatgaatgttatcatatacATTCAGTAACAAGAGAAAGTATACATTGAAGTGACATTAagcaatgaatgttatcatatgtaCTCAGCAACAaaaaaagtatacattgtagtgacattaagcaataaatgttatcatatgcACTCAGTAACAAGAGAAAGTATACATTGTAGTGACATTAACCAATGGATGTTATCATATACACTCAGTAACAAGAGAAAGTATACATTGTAGTGACATTAACCAATGGATGTTATCATATACATTCAGTAACAAGAGAAAGTATACATTGTAGTGACATTAACCAATGGATGTTATCATATACACTCAGTAACAAGAGAAAGTATACATTGTAGTGACATTAAccaatgaatgttatcatatacACTCAGCAACAAGAGAAAGTATACATTGTAGTGACATTAagcaatgaatgttatcatatgcACTCAGCAACAAGAGAAAGTATACATTGTAGTGACATTAAGcaataaatgttatcatatgcACTCAGCAACAAGAGAAAGTATACATTGTAGTGACATTAAGcaataaatgttatcatatgcACTCAGCAACAAGAGAAAGTATACATTGTAGTGACATTAACCAATGGATGTTATCATATACATTCAGTAACAAGAGAAAGTATACATAGTAGTAACATTAACCAATGGATGTTATCATATACACTCAGTAACAAGAGAAAGTATGTGACATTagcaatgaatgttatcatatgtactatgcaacaataaaaagtatacattgtagtgacattaagcaatgaatgttatcatatacATTCAGTAACAAGAGAAAGTATACATTGAAGTGACATTAagcaatgaatgttatcatatgtaCTCAGCAACAAGAGAAAGTATACATTGTAGTGACATTAAGcaataaatgttatcatatgcactcagcaacaataaaaagtatacattgtagtgacattagcaatgaatgttatcatatgcactcagcaacaataaaaagtatacattgtagtgacattaagcaatgaatgttatcatatgtaCTCAGCAACAAGAGAAAATATACATTGTAGTGACATTagcaatgaatgttatcatatacATTCAGTAACAAGAGAAAGTATACATTGTAGTGACATTAagcaatgaatgttatcatatgcACTCAGCAACAAGAGAAAGTATACATTGTAGTGACATTAACCACTGAATGTTATCATGTATACTCAGCAACAAGAGAAAGTATACATTGTAGTGACATTAagcaatgaatgttatcatatgcACTCAGCAACAAGAGAAAGTATACATTGTAGTGACATTAAGcaataaatgttatcatatgcACTCAGCAACAAGAGAAAGTATACATTGTAGTGACATTAAGcaataaatgttatcatataCACTCAGCAACAAGAGAAAGTATACATTGTAGTGACATTAAGcaataaatgttatcatatgcACTCAGCAACAAGAGAAAGCATACATTGTAGTGACATTAagcaatgaatgttatcatatacATTCAGTAACAAGAGAAAGTATACATTGTAGTGACATTagcaatgaatgttatcatatgtactatgcaacaataaaaagtatacattgtagtgacattagcaatgaatgttatcatatgcACTCAGCAACAAAAGAAAGTATACATTGTAGTGACATTagcaatgaatgttatcatatgtactatgcaacaataaaaagtatacattgtagTGACATCAGCAATGAATGTTATTATATGCATTatgcaacaataaaaagtatacattgtagTGACATTAGCAATGAATGTTATTATATGCATTATGCAACAATAGAAAGTATACATTGTAGTGACATTagcaatgaatgttatcatatgcactcagcaacaataaaaagtatacattgtagtgacattaagcaatgaatgttatcatatgtaCTCAGCAACAAGAGAAAGCATACATTGTAGTGACATTAagcaatgaatgttatcatatacATTCAGTAACAAGAGAAAGTATACATTGTAGTGACATTAagcaatgaatgttatcatatgtactatgcaacaataaaaagtatacattgtagtgacattagcaatgaatgttatcatatgtaCTATGCAACAAGAGAAAGCATACATTGTAGTGACATTAagcaatgaatgttatcatatacattatgcaacaataaaaagtatacattgtagtgacattaagcaatgaatgttatcatatgtaCTATGCAACAATAGAAAGTATACATTGTAGTGACATTAagcaatgaatgttatcatatgtaCTATGCAACAAGAGAAAGTATACATTGTAGTGACATTAagcaatgaatgttatcatatacACTATGCAACAAGAGAAAGTATACATTGTAGTGACATTAACCAATGGATGTTATCATATACATTCAGTAACAAGAGAAAGTATACATTGTAGTGACATTAACCAATGGATGTTATCATATACATTCAGTAACAAGAGAAAGTATACATTGTAGTGACATTAAccaatgaatgttatcatatgtactatgcaacaataaaaagtatacattgtagtgacattagcaatgaatgttatcatatgcACTCAGCAACAATAGAAAGTATACATTGTAGTGACATTagcaatgaatgttatcatatgtaCTATGCAACAAGAGAAAGCATACATTGTAGTGACATTAagcaatgaatgttatcatatacATTCAGTAACAAGAGAAAGTATACATTGTAGTGACATTAagcaatgaatgttatcatatgtactatgcaacaataaaaagtatacattgtagtgacattagcaatgaatgttatcatatgcACTCAGCAACAAGAGAAAGCATACATTGTAGTGACATTAagcaatgaatgttatcatatgtactatgcaacaataaaaagtatacattgtagtgacattagcaatgaatgttatcatatgtaCTATGCAACAAGAGAAAGCATACATTGTAGTGACATTAagcaatgaatgttatcatatacATTCAGTAACAAGAGAAAGTATACATTGTAGTGACATTAagcaatgaatgttatcatatgtactatgcaacaataaaaagtatacattgtagtgacattagcaatgaatgttatcatatgcACTCAGCAACAATAGAAAGTATACATTGTAGTGACATTagcaatgaatgttatcatatgcactcagcaacaataaaaagtatacattgtagtgacattaagcaatgaatgttatcatatgtactatgcaacaataaaaagtatacattgtagtgacattaagcaatgaatgttatcatatacATTCAGTAACAAGAGAAAGTATACATTGTAGTGACATTAGCAATGAATGTTATTATATGCATTatgcaacaataaaaagtatacattgtagtgacattagcaatgaatgttatcatatgtactatgcaacaataaaaagtatacatagCAGTGACATTagcaatgaatgttatcatatgcactcagcaacaataaaaagtatacattgtagtgacattaagcaatgaatgttatcatatacATTCAGTAACAAGAGAAAGTATACATTGTAGTGACATTAGCAATGAATGTTATTATATGCATTATGCAACAAGAGAAAGTATACATTGTAGTGACATTagcaatgaatgttatcatatgtactatgcaacaataaaaagtatacattgtagTGACATCAGCAATGAATGTTATTATATGCATTATGCAACAAGAGAAAGTATACATTGTAGTGACATTagcaatgaatgttatcatatgcactcagcaacaataaaaagtatacattgtagtgacattagcaatgaatgttatcatatgcactcagcaacaataaaaagtatacattgtagtgacattagcaatgaatgttatcatatgcACTCAGCAACAAGAGAAAGTATACATTGTAGTGACATTAAGcaataaatgttatcatatgcACTCAGCAACAAGAGAAAATATACATTGTAGTGACATTagcaatgaatgttatcatatacATTCAGTAACAAGAGAAAGTATACATTGTAGTGACATTagcaatgaatgttatcatatacATTCAGTAACAAGAGAAAGTATGTGACATTagcaatgaatgttatcatataGAGTCAGTAACAAGAGAAAGTATACATAGTAGTGACATTAAGcaataaatgttatcatatgcACTCAGCAACAAGAGAAAGCATACATTGTAGTGACATTAAGcaataaatgttatcatataCACTCAGCAACAAGAGAAAGTATACATTGTAGTGACATTAAGcaataaatgttatcatatgcACTCAGCAACAAGAGAAAGAATACATTGTTGTGACATTAACCACTAAATGTTATCATATACACAACAAGAGAAATAATAGATTGTAGTGACATTAGCCACTGGATGTTATCATATACACAACAAGAGAAATAATACATTGTAGTGACATTAAGcaataaatgttatcatatgcACTCAGCAACAAGAGAAAGCATACATTGTAGTGACATTAAGcaataaatgttatcatataCACTCAGCAACAAGAGAAAGTATACATAGCAGTGACATTagcaatgaatgttatcatatgtactatgcaacaataaaaagtatacattgtagtgacattaagcaatgaatgttatcatatgtaCTCAGCAACAAGAGAAAGTATACATTGTAGTGACATTagcaatgaatgttatcatatgcactcagcaacaataaaaagtatacattgtagtgacattagcaatgaatgttatcatatgcactcagcaacaataaaaagtatacattgtagtgacattaagcaatgaatgttatcatatgtaCTCAGCAACAAGAGAAAATATACATTGTAGTGACATTagcaatgaatgttatcatatacATTCAGTAACAAGAGAAAGTATACATTGTAGTGACATTAagcaatgaatgttatcatatgcACTCAGCAACAAGAGAAAGTATACATTGTAGTGACATTAagcaatgaatgttatcatatgtaCTCAGCAACAAGAGAAAGTATACATTGTAGTGACATTAagcaatgaatgttatcatatgcACTCAGCAACAAGAGAAAGTATACATTGTAGTGACATTagcaatgaatgttatcatatgtactatgcaacaataaaaagtatacattgtagtgacattagcaatgaatgttatcatatgcACTCAGCAACAATAGAAAGTATACATTGTAGTGACATTAagcaatgaatgttatcatatgtaCTCAGCAACAAGAGAAAATATTAACGAAAAGCCTGAAGCGTCAAATGACCTTACTAGTTGATTAAGGCTTAATATGTAGGgtgaatttaattattattagtGTATCGTGTCACATGAAGTCCCTAATCGCTTAACCCCAACCATCCACGCCCACCCCTGGTTTAAATAAAGAGTATGAAATCTTACAAGACACAACGCAGATAGCAATAATGTTTCGGTTCATTCGAGTCTGTGGGCCTTCATCTTGTCTTATGTAGTTTACCAACAAAATGAGGTTAACCAGTGAACTAAGAAAGCCGAGAATGTCTAACACACGGACTACGTGTAGCCATCCTGCAAAATctgaaggaaaaaaaaaacgttattcagtaaataacatttatattcacTTTGTAATTTTAACGAAACGCAGCTcgttttttgaacatttttatttttattttaaactagaCGAATTATTTAAATCTATATTCTCTGACCTTAAGGACCTTTCACATTGCAAACGCCGCTGTCATAACCCAATCATAAACtgttcaaaaatgatattttatatagcTTTGAGAataaatatttagcaagcacaatacatatattagttgcaacatgtgtagctgtaattaggagttgagcaaattttaaGAAGGAAGATTCTATCAGATTTCTGGTCAGATCAAATGCTTAACAAcaaaaatctgataaaatattctttcgtaaaatttggtcaactccTTATTAACCCTAAGCAAGTCACAaaggatgtttgttttactcaatCGAAGCTAAATAAAACTTTTGACACGTTTTAATTTTTGGCGATTCCAACCCACTTTTCTACTTATGGGAGGCACTTAATTAGGTTTCACACATAGAGCTGAGATGAATATAAAATGTGCCATGATCACATTAACGTCAGATAactatatgttttcttgtttgatccaaaaactatattttaccTACCATATATTCGTTATTTCGATAGTTGGCTCTCAATACGCATCAGCATATTAATTATCTTCTATTAACGTAACACTCTTATTAAACTACCGACTCAGAAGCCTACACGTTTATCTTGAACTGCCCAAAATTCCGGTTATCAAATAGGGGTAAATAAACCAATCACGATGCAGAATCCGCCCACCAACGTTAAAAATAAGGCTAACACAGGTAATGGTATATTGAATACGCCCCAGCActgatgaaaacaaataaaaggacaaaatgataaaatgtagcaaatatttattaactgGTTGTTTTCTGTAttcttataatttaataaagatTCATCCGTACCATCACATTACAAATATATCTAACAAAAGGCATACAATACATTATatgaattcaaaatattaattttagtCCAACATGTCCAGTCATAGACGCCTACCCACTCATATTGGTACAATTTATATGAACTGCAACTTATCGTGAACACATAAGTGATACTGATACAATACAAATGAAAGGGGACTCAGTGTGTCAAACTTACAGATGTTGTACAATGCAACTCGGTATATCAAACAAAGTGGTTACACCTTAAATGAACTGCAACTGGCtgaaattatatgttttaatctaGTCAACGTGAAGGGATACCTGCAATTCGTCCACAGCCATTGAGGGAAACTTGGGTCAGCCAGTAGGAAAGGACTTGCTCCAGGACACAGCACACCACGCCGACTACACTGATCAGTACAGACACCGCATACCGACATGGGAAACCGCGAAACAATCAAGTACAACTAAGatcaaatatattaaagttcaaacaGTCTTATATTATGTTAGTTATCCGCAATAGCTAGCGGGTTGTTAACGGGTCGCCTTTATCTCTACGTAATATATCTCCGTagcaaatgtattttgtttcaaattaaaagaacaacaacGTCTGAAATGCAATAAACACAATGCTGTATGCTGATATTCGCATTCCTTCCTCGGCGGAGGGACACCGTACCTACCACAATATGTCGAAGCCAACTTGgcatataaacttttttaatatataatgccATTTTCAGCAAACTCCTACGCAGTGATGTCCCCtgaaaatacatactgaaaggGATGTTACACTGCGTCGAATTT
This genomic stretch from Mya arenaria isolate MELC-2E11 chromosome 10, ASM2691426v1 harbors:
- the LOC128204540 gene encoding uncharacterized protein LOC128204540, yielding MWSQDNVVRLIFLILLMSKRVSSKEPQCSSFHYEEQLLSKMIRMEIAMEQQQKRVNDALEKMSQTIELFKTNAIEKENQMFDRIRDALESADTKMVNFSNRTQLLEDNLKNATNDFAQDSKLLSTTLTQNVSEAIGYLHTLEEKAGTPTIAFEAKVLKDLSVSSNIHLVFTEAVFNHGNGYDVRTGVFTCPLNGTYLFTSHLCSASSNGIGFSLVVDDTAHTSGHVYGSSSYHCTSFDVIAILQVASRVWIQINGYGGSFPTW